Within Pseudomonas alloputida, the genomic segment GGGCCAACGGCACCATCGAGTGTCAGCAATGCCAACGAAGTATTCCCGCCCAAGCGCAGCAAACAGGTAGAGGCCGGGGTGAAGCTGGACTGGAACAGCTTTGGTGCGAGCCTGGGCGTGTACCGTATCGAGCAGCCTAACAGCGTGACCTATCGCGCTCCCGGGGCAGCGCTGGACACGTTCAGCATGGACGGCGAGCAGGTCAACAAGGGGGTGGAGCTGAACCTGTTCGGTGAACCGCTAGACGGCTTGCGTCTGCTGACAGGCGCGGTGTTCATGCACACCGAACAGAAAAACACGGCCTATGGCAGCAACGACGGCAACCGTGCTGCTGGCGTGCCGCGCTTTCAGTACAACCTGGGCGCCGACTGGGATGTGCCCGGTATCGAAGGCGCCGCGCTCAGTGCCCGGCTGCTGCGCACGGGTGGCCAGTATGTGAATGCGGCCAACAGCCTGAGCATCCCCGCCTGGACCCGGGTGGACCTGGGCGGGCGCTACCGCTTCAAGCTCGACGACAAGCAGGTGACATTGCGCGCCAATGTGGAGAACGTGGCGAACAAGGCGTACTGGGCTTCGGCGTCGACCTCGAACAACTACCTGACGCAAGGTACGCCGCGGGTTTTGCGCTTGTCGGCCAGTGTAGACTTCTAAGACGCCTTGATGAGCAAGGCTGAACGCTGCAGCGTCTAAAGTTCCTGCAGGGTGCCCCGGGTGCATCCGCAGAACATGATGTGATTGCCACTGGCCTTTCACGGACAAGCCCGCGAAAAGGCCAGAACAGGCTTACATCCACCAAGCCAGCACCACCGGCAACCAGGCAAACGACAGCACCGTAGAACACATCACCAGGTTCGCCACCTGCTCTGGCTCACGGTTGGCCCGCACCGCCATCAGGTAGTTGAACACGGCTACCGGCATCGCCGACTGCACCATCAGCACCGCACGCTCCAGGCTGTCCATACCCAGTACCGCGCCCACTGCCCAGCCCACCGCAGCCCCCAGGCCAATGCGCAAGCCGCCCAGCAGCATGCCGCTGCCCACGTGACGCAGGCGAATGCTGGCCAGTGATACCCCCAGGGTCAGCAGCATGAGCGGAATGGTCATGCCGCCCAGCAGGTCTGCGGTGTTGGCCAGCCAGCGCGGCAGTTCGAAATCGAGAAAAATGATGGGCATGGCGCCGGCCAGGCTGATGACGATAGGGTTGCGCAACAGCGCCTTGAGCGAAGCCGCCGTGCCGGAGATGGCCATGCCGATGGTGAACTGCACGATCGACAGGGTCAGGAAGAATGCCACGGCCAGGGCCAGGCCATGCTCCCCGAAGGCATACAGACTGATCGGCAGGCCCATGTTGCCGGTGTTAGGGAACATGAACGCCGGCAGCAGTACCCGCCAGTGCATGCCCGACGCGCGACACACCAGCAAAGCAGCCAAGGCCATCCCCAGAGTGCACAGCAAGCAGGCCACGGCCACGCTGGTAAAGGCATTCGGGTCCAGCTCGGTACGGCTGAGGGTGGACAGTACCAGCGAAGGTGTGCCGACGGTCATTACCACCCGGGCGATGAAGTCAGTGGGGTAATCCAGGCCCTTGCGGGCCCAGGCAAAACCAATTCCGGCGACGATGAAAACCGGGGCCAGGACTGCGAACAGCGACGCGAACATGGGGGCCTTCCTTGGTGGGGTTCAGCATTATGCAGCACTCAGTGAGATTACCGGGCCGATTTCAACGCACGCAGGAGCCGCCATCGAAAATGTCTGTGGAAGACATGTTCATGTCGCGCTGAGACTGCGGCGTCTCGTCGCACACCCGAGCCCCTTGGGCAAAAGCGTCCAAGCCCGTAGAATCCCGCTTCCTTTTCGCCCGTCGCCTTGAACGGTGGCAACCAGCAGCAATGACAGAGTCAGCGCCTGAACACATGAACGCACATGTGAAGTAGGCTCAACCCTCCCCGCCCGGCCCATCTCCCATAGCGCCCAGCGGTTGAGTCTTGCCCAGGTCGCATCCGTGTCGCCACTCGCCCCTTGCCGGGTCGAGCCGGTGTGCGCGCCGAGAAGGTGCTCATTCCGCTCATCCAACTAGAGGTACGTATGTCTCCGCGTTTGCTGGCCATGGCGCTGGCGCCCCTGCTCGGGCTGTTCATCATTGCCCTGGGCAACGGCTTCATGTCTTCCCTGACCACCCTGCGCCTGGGCGCCGCCGGTGAGTCTGCAACCACCATTGGTATCGTCTCGTCGACCTACTTCATCGGCCTGACCCTCGGCGCCATCTTCAACGACCGGCTGATCCTGCGCATCGGCCACATCCGCGCCTACACCAGCTTCGCCTCGCTGATCGCCGTGACCATCCTGCTGCAAGGGTTGTTCTACGAGGTCACCTGGTGGTCGGTGCTACGCCTGATCAACGGCTGGGCCGCAGTGGGCGTGTTCCTGGTGATCGAAAGCTGGCTGTTGCTGGCCGGTGACGCAAAGATCCGCGGCCGCTTGCTGGCGCTGTACATGATCGCCTTCTACGGCGCCGGGGTGATCGCCCAGGCTGGCCTTGGCGAAATCACCCAGCTGGGCGATACCGCCCCGTTCATGCTGGCCGGCGTGCTGGCCGCCCTGTCGGTGTTGCCGATCGTGATCCTGCCGCGGGTGTCGCCGCTGCTGGACCAAGTCGAACCCCTCAAGCCCCGCCAGTTGCTGGGCGTGGCACCGTCGGGCCTGGTCGGCTGCTTCGGCTCGGGTGTAGCGATTGCCGGCATTTATGCGCTACTGCCACTGTACTTGCAGCGCATCGGCCTGGAGGTGGGTGAGGTCGGCAACATGATGGCCTGGGTGATCCTTGGCGCGATGCTGCTGCAATACCCGGTCGGGCGCTGGTCCGACCGCAAGGACCGCCTCGATGTGCTGCTCGCGCTGGCCGCGTTGTGCGTTGTCCTGTCGCTTGTAACGGTGTTCCTGCCATCGGACTCGTTCCTGCTGCCGGCCATGCTGTTCCTGCTGGGTGGTGGCGTGTTCACCCTGTACCCGGTGGCGGTCAGCCATGCGGCCGACCGCGCGCCGTCCGATGCGCTGGTGCCGATGATCCAGGGCCTGCTGCTGATCAACTCGCTGGGCTCGGCCATGGCACCGGTGGCCATTTCGCCGATGATGACCGAGTTTGGCGAGGCTGGGCTGTTCTGGGCGTTTGCCGTGGTCAACCTGGCCATGGTGTGCTTCTTCATGTGGCGCCGCGGCAAGCGCCCGGCGGCAGAGCACCCGGCGCCGTTCACCGCTTCGACCACCTTCTCGCCAACCGGTGCCGAGTTGCGGGTGACCGAAGACCTGATGCATGCGGCGCAGGAGCATCCGCCGCTGGAGCCGGTCGAAACCCCGGCAACCGCACAGCGCTCGGAATCCTGTTGATTGCCACTCGTCGCCCAGAAGGCACCCCGTCAGCAGCTGCCAGCCAAACGAATGACAGATCTTGCACAAAGGAGAAGTCCCATGATCCGCATTCGCCCGCTGTCCCTGAGCCTGGCGCTGGCCCTGACCAGCCTCACCGGCGCTGCCTTCGCCGCCACCGACACCCATACCGACAGCCATCCGCAAACTGACCAATCCGGCGGCAAGACCGCCGGTGAAGGCAGCAGCGTCAACAGCCCCGGTAGCAGCAAAGGTAACGACAGCAGTGACACCGGCAGCAACGCCGATGCCGCCGACGGTGCCTCTGGCGGCTCCAACAGCACCGGCGAAGCCACCGGCTCTGGTGCCGGAGCCAGCGGAGGCACTGCCGAGGACCAGGACAGCCGCTGAAGCAGACCTGGGCTAGACTGAGCCGTGACGCCCTGCCAAGGATTGACCATGCACCTCAGACACTGGCTGTTCGCTGCTTTGCTGCCCTGCACAGCGTTGGCCGCCGCAGGCGGCCAAGGCGCGATGTCGGTCAGTTCCTCGTCTTTCACTGATGGCGGCGTCATTGCCCTGCAACAGGTCGGCCAGGACCCGGCATGCGGTGCCGGTGAAGAGCGGACCCCGCAACTGAGCTGGGACAACCTGCCCGCAGGTACGCGGTCGCTGGCCCTGATCATGTTCGACCCGGACGGTGGCAAGGGTGTGGGTGTGGTGCACTGGGTGGCCTACAACATCGATCCCGAACACGATGGGCTCAAGGAAGGCATGGCGGGGGTGAGCGGCCCCTACGTGACAGTGGGCCGCAACTCCCGTGGCACCCAGAGCTACCGCGGCCCCTGTCCACCCGCCGGCGACAACCCCCATCATTACGCCCTGACCCTGATTGCCACCGACCTGCCCTTGGGTACCTTGCCCGAGGGGCTGGACCGCAGCGGCCTGCTGCAACTGCTGCAAGGCCACGCCCTAGGGGCGCAGAGCCTGGTCGGGCGCTACGGCCATTGAACCAGTCAGTACAAAAACAAATGATCGGCTCCATAGCATTTATCCATTGAATGGCCCGCACGAACTGAAGTAAGCTCGGGCTCATTCACTGGAGAGC encodes:
- a CDS encoding AEC family transporter; protein product: MFASLFAVLAPVFIVAGIGFAWARKGLDYPTDFIARVVMTVGTPSLVLSTLSRTELDPNAFTSVAVACLLCTLGMALAALLVCRASGMHWRVLLPAFMFPNTGNMGLPISLYAFGEHGLALAVAFFLTLSIVQFTIGMAISGTAASLKALLRNPIVISLAGAMPIIFLDFELPRWLANTADLLGGMTIPLMLLTLGVSLASIRLRHVGSGMLLGGLRIGLGAAVGWAVGAVLGMDSLERAVLMVQSAMPVAVFNYLMAVRANREPEQVANLVMCSTVLSFAWLPVVLAWWM
- a CDS encoding MFS transporter, translating into MSPRLLAMALAPLLGLFIIALGNGFMSSLTTLRLGAAGESATTIGIVSSTYFIGLTLGAIFNDRLILRIGHIRAYTSFASLIAVTILLQGLFYEVTWWSVLRLINGWAAVGVFLVIESWLLLAGDAKIRGRLLALYMIAFYGAGVIAQAGLGEITQLGDTAPFMLAGVLAALSVLPIVILPRVSPLLDQVEPLKPRQLLGVAPSGLVGCFGSGVAIAGIYALLPLYLQRIGLEVGEVGNMMAWVILGAMLLQYPVGRWSDRKDRLDVLLALAALCVVLSLVTVFLPSDSFLLPAMLFLLGGGVFTLYPVAVSHAADRAPSDALVPMIQGLLLINSLGSAMAPVAISPMMTEFGEAGLFWAFAVVNLAMVCFFMWRRGKRPAAEHPAPFTASTTFSPTGAELRVTEDLMHAAQEHPPLEPVETPATAQRSESC
- a CDS encoding YbhB/YbcL family Raf kinase inhibitor-like protein, with protein sequence MHLRHWLFAALLPCTALAAAGGQGAMSVSSSSFTDGGVIALQQVGQDPACGAGEERTPQLSWDNLPAGTRSLALIMFDPDGGKGVGVVHWVAYNIDPEHDGLKEGMAGVSGPYVTVGRNSRGTQSYRGPCPPAGDNPHHYALTLIATDLPLGTLPEGLDRSGLLQLLQGHALGAQSLVGRYGH